The Streptomyces sp. NBC_01268 genome segment GCCGGGCACGCCGAAGGAACCCCGCAAGGGGCTGCCCGCGGGCCCGTCCGGCCTGGTGGAGCTGCGGGGCGGGCCCGAGGGCGCCGGTCACGGCGGTCGGGTGGTCGTGCCCTGGATCGAGGGGCGGCCGCTGTGGCCCTGCGGGCCGTTCGAGGAGCTGCGGCCGGGCGATCCGGCGGCCCGGGAGTACCTGGAGCGGCTCGCCCCGCCTCAGGGGGCTTCGGGGGTCCCGGCTCCCTGAGCCTGCTTGCGGGCCCGCCAGCGGTCCATCAGGCCGAGCGTCTCCTGCTGGAGGAACTCGAAGAACTCGGCCGTCTCGGCCGTCCGGGTGCCGGCCGCCGTGTCGGGGCCGAGGGCCTCCGAGCCGTCCTTGAGGACCTTCTCCCAGCGGGTGAGGATCTGGTCGCGGCGGGTGAAGGTCTCGTACCAGAGCTCGTTGTGCAGGACGTAGCGGTCGCGGCGGGTGCCGGGGTCGCGCTCCCGGGTGACCATGCTGACCTGGCTGAGGTAGCGGATCGCGCCGGAGACCGCGGCGGGGCTGATCCGGAGCCGTTCGGCCAGCTCGGCCGAGGTCATCGAGGCCGTCTCGGAGGCCAGCAGCGCCGCGAAGACGCGGGCGGCCATGCGCTGCATGCCGGCCTCCGTGAGCTCGGCGGCGAAGCGCTCGACGAAGCGGGAGACCGCCTCTTCGTTGGTCGTCGTCATGCCTTCCACTATCTCACCCACTTTCTACGCTTCCTTAACTTCACAAGTTTGTGAAAGTAGCGTACGTTCTGAAGCATGACGAAGGCAATCACGGTGGCCGGGCTCCACAAGGCGTTCGGCCGCACCCACGCGCTGGACGGCCTCGACCTCGATGTCGCGGCCGGCGAGGTCCACGGCTTCCTCGGCCCGAACGGCGCCGGGAAGTCCACCACCATCCGGGTCCTGCTCGGCCTGCTCCGCGCCGACTCCGGGCAGGTGCGGCTGCTCGGCAAAGACCCCTGGGCCGACGCCGTCGAACTGCACCGCCGGATCGCCTACGTCCCCGGCGACGTCACCCTCTGGCGCAACCTCTCCGGCGGCGAGGTCATCGACCTGTACGGACGGCTGCGCGGAGGCCTCGACCCGGCGCGCCGGGCCCGGCTCGTCGAGCGGTTCGAGCTCGACCCGACCAAGAAGGGCCGGACCTACTCCAAGGGCAACCGGCAGAAGGTCGCCCTGGTCGC includes the following:
- a CDS encoding GbsR/MarR family transcriptional regulator, with translation MTTTNEEAVSRFVERFAAELTEAGMQRMAARVFAALLASETASMTSAELAERLRISPAAVSGAIRYLSQVSMVTRERDPGTRRDRYVLHNELWYETFTRRDQILTRWEKVLKDGSEALGPDTAAGTRTAETAEFFEFLQQETLGLMDRWRARKQAQGAGTPEAP